One Spodoptera frugiperda isolate SF20-4 chromosome 10, AGI-APGP_CSIRO_Sfru_2.0, whole genome shotgun sequence genomic region harbors:
- the LOC118277087 gene encoding von Hippel-Lindau disease tumor suppressor-like produces the protein MAINDELVYEVNEKGENVLVKSINSDHQAYLRFTNLTSRAVDVWWRDFAGKKRFYERMEPGAFYDINSYLTHPWEFTDATTGEHYVINNKLVFRAPERAGDLRYRTNWNITVPVRTLKSTAMQTLASLLPHPDAASELDLPNVLSRELAELVTRMRRAPAVEEPAENTW, from the coding sequence ATGGCTATAAACGACGAGCTTGTATACGAAGTTAATGAGAAGGGCGAGAATGTTCTCGTTAAATCGATAAATTCAGATCACCAAGCGTATCTTCGCTTCACAAATCTAACATCGCGAGCGGTGGACGTGTGGTGGCGTGATTTTGCTGGGAAGAAACGATTTTACGAGCGGATGGAGCCGGGCGCGTTCTACGATATCAACTCTTACTTAACACATCCTTGGGAGTTCACTGACGCAACGACCGGGGAGCACTACGTGATCAACAACAAGCTTGTGTTCAGGGCGCCGGAGCGTGCGGGCGACCTCCGGTACAGGACGAACTGGAACATCACCGTGCCTGTGCGGACCTTGAAGAGCACGGCCATGCAGACCCTGGCGTCGCTGCTGCCCCACCCAGACGCAGCTAGTGAGCTGGACCTGCCCAACGTACTGTCCCGAGAGCTGGCAGAGCTGGTGACGAGGATGCGCCGGGCCCCTGCGGTGGAGGAACCGGCGGAGAACACGTGGTGA
- the LOC118277088 gene encoding trafficking protein particle complex subunit 2-like protein, producing the protein MAVCVAVIGKDNSPLYIGGIGNDTSTDNELSRQWLVHTALDALEERLASTNTNNTGANTNAARTDLRDLYLGLLYSTDTHKIYGYVTNTRIKLVLVTSSTSPSGSNIRDAEVRTALRRLHALYADAICNPFHLPGDQITSLKFDKQVKNIMLNNV; encoded by the exons ATGGCAGTCTGTGTCGCAGTTATCGGCAAAGAT AATTCACCTTTATATATTGGTGGTATCGGCAACGATACAAGCACTGATAATGAACTGTCTCGTCAATGGCTCGTGCACACTGCGTTGGATGCTCTGGAAGAGAGACTTGCTAGTACTAATACTAATAACACAGGTGCCAATACGAACGCCGCTCGCACCGATCTGAGAGATTTGTACTTAGGTCTACTATATTCGACCGACACTCATAAAAT ttACGGTTACGTGACGAACACGCGCATCAAGCTGGTTCTAGTGACCTCGTCTACGTCTCCAAGTGGCTCTAACATTCGTGATGCAGAAGTGAGGACAGCACTCCGCCGCCTGCACGCACTCTATGCTGATGCTATCTGCAATCCATTCCATTTGCCTGGAGATCAAATTACTTCCTT GAAATTCGACAAACAAGTCAAGAATATTATGCTTAACAATGTTTGA
- the LOC118277579 gene encoding 40S ribosomal protein S20, with protein MAAAVVSGKDIEKPQAEISPIHRIRITLTSRNVRSLEKVCADLINGAKKQKLRVKGPVRMPTKVLRITTRKTPCGEGSKTWDRFQMRIHKRVIDLHSPSEIVKQITSINIEPGVEVEVTIADA; from the exons ATG GCAGCCGCTGTCGTGTCAGGCAAGGACATCGAGAAGCCCCAGGCTGAGATCTCGCCCATCCACCGCATCAGGATCACCCTGACCTCCCGCAACGTGCGCTCCTTGGAGAAGGTGTGCGCTGACCTCATCAACGGAGCCAAGAAACAGAAGCTCCGTGTTAAG GGACCCGTGCGCATGCCCACCAAGGTGCTCCGCATCACCACCCGTAAGACTCCTTGTGGTGAGGGTTCCAAGACCTGGGACCGCTTCCAGATGCGCATCCACAAGCGTGTGATCGACCTCCACTCGCCCTCGGAGATCGTGAAGCAGATCACCTCCATCAACATCGAGCCCGGTGTAGAGGTTGAGGTCACCATCGCTGACGCGTAG